GGTGAATGCACTGTTACCTTTTTGTCGAGTGGTATAAATAGATCATTTATTTCAAAACACAGTGTAGATATAGATACTCATATATATGCACGTACACTCACCACTACAAATACATACATGCAATTCTATCCTATAACCACATCCGAAAAATTAAGCTGGTAGATCTTGAGATTGACGAAATCACCACATGTACCTCTCTATCGATGGGCACACCACCTACCCTGAAAAGAACAACGTCAGTTAATCCgaaaataaatctagaaaaataggAACATCCGTGCCAAACGAAGAACTCAAATCCAGGTGGGCAGGTTCCACCGCAAGAAACTCTACAAGCTGAATAGAATTACACTCGGTTCGTTTTTAAGTAGATTGCCCAAGTGGCCATAACTATTTGAGCTCTGAGGTCTTGGAAAGTAATAAAGGTAGTAGTGATAGGGTGATAGCAGCTTAAGTGGTTGGAATTTTGGATGGGCCCATCCCCGTTCATTTCTCAAAGCACACGACACGGCACGAGATCCTGCTTGTCCACGAAATATCGCCGAGAAATTTCCAAATCAGCCGCCGCCGATCCCGACCATGTCCTCCGGCGACCTCGACGGCGCCGCCctcatcctctccctccccgaGGACGTACTCGCCCTGATCTCCGCGCGCCTTTGCACCCGCGACCTCCTcgcgctctccgccgcctcccgccgcctccgccacgcgctctacggcggcggcgccgacaaGGCCTGGCTCGCgcagtgccgccgcctcctcccctcgccgccccACCTCCTCGcctggcgcgccgccgccggcggatcCTCCCTCGCCGTCTGCCGCTTCCTCCactccgccgcgccgctgctcggCGCCCTCTGGGCCCACCAGAACCCCGAGCTCGgcaacctcgtcgccgccgtcccgggcTTCCTCTCCGTCGTTGCCGCCCGCGCCATCCCGCAGGAGCTCTCCCCGCGCCTCCGATGGGCACCCGTCTTcgagctcctcgccgacgccCATGGACGCCCCGCCATCCTATTCCTCCACGGCCACCAACCCGCCGACCTCTTCCCGGCccgcctctcctccctccagcCCCACGCCAACGTCCTCTTCCTCGAGGCCCAAACCGACCAGGACCCCAtcgctgcctcctcctcgcACCAGTTCCCCCGCCTCGCCttcggcgaccgccgccgcctgctcgacTCCCTCGTCGACGCCTGCCGCGTCACGCTCCCGCCCGACCTCGTCGCGGCCCCGCTCTTCGCGCGCTCCGAGGAGGACCTCCCGGTGCTCGCGGCGCGACGGGAGGCGATGCTGCGGCTGCACAGGGAGGCTGGCGGGGGCATGGTGCGCACGCCGGAGGTCCAGGGGCTCCTACTAGAAGCCAAGAAGAAGGCAGCGCCGTCGTCACCGAGCGACGGTGGGGAGAGGATTCGCCTGCGGAGGAGCCTCTCCGCTGTAGCAGTGGCCGTCAGGAACGGCCTGCGCCAGATGGTGACACGATCAGTGTCAGCGAATTCCAGGACTCAGTACATCGACACCAAACATCTGCTGTTGGCTGACTTCCTGCACACCGGTGAGAGTGTCGGCCTGAGCATCCGCGGCGCGAGAATGCGGCTGTCCACTTACCGTGCATGGCCGAGCATGCATGACAACCGCTTTGCGCTCTACAAGCTCACGGTGCAACCGCCCGTGCCAGGAAGGGAGTACTCCGGGCTGTGGGGAGGCACATTCGGGTGGCCTCCAGGGCGACCCGAGGATGAGTGCAAGCCCAGGAaggctctcttcttcttgctgctctcATACGAGGAGGACAGCGAGGGGAAGCCTCTGCTGATTGCGACTAAGGTGTTGGAGGGAACACACTACGTCGTGCATCCGAATGGGTCATCTATGTTTGTCGCAAGGATGGGTGAGCCGTCAACAGAGGCTTTTCCATGGCAGACCGATGGGGAGTCCCGAAATGTGGATGTGGAGAGGGGCTTTGCAGGAGAGGGCATTGCCACTGGGTATGGCTTCAGGTACCCTGGCTCAAAGCCTGGCTCACTGTTTGTCCTCCAGGATGGTCAGCTTGCGTTTGTTTGGAAAGAGACAGGGGCTGTGCTCACCTTGAAAAGACTGAATTTGGaagagttgctgaagaaagggGAGCGTGTGCCTGCATTGCAGCCAGTACCAAATTTTGCGTACCTTACAAAGTCTTACTCCAACGTCTTCACTGGTTTCCCTGGCAGTTCGGCTTCTCCCAGGTATATTTCCAGTTCCACATTGCCACCTGTTATATATTGAGATACATGTTATGCATTGATTCCGTCCTGTTTTCCAGTTGCTGGTGTGTTTATCCTGTTGGTCAGATTTATTGTCTTTGAAATTCAACTGTAAAAAAACGAAATGTTAGAAGATGCACCTAGTTTGTGGCATTAAAGCCTTAAGTCCATAAGAAGCAAGCTCGTGCTGTTGCTAAGTCATTTTGGGTTGGACCATTTTATATTCCTTCACGGAACCTTCTGGTCTTGTTATTATTGTTATATGAATATATGCAGAGTAGGCCTAATTCTTATTGTTTGATATGTTGTGTGCGGGAGTATTCAAAGAAGTTGCTATTTGATAAGCTGTGCATGCTGAACATCGTACCCTGCAAAATATAGCACTTAATTGTAGTTTGCTTTTGTTCTAGAACTATACTCAACTCACTGCCAAATATGTCTATTTGCTGGTAAGATCTGTGTATTCAACTTGCCTGCAGTATGTTCCTTGGCTGGCCAGCCTGCTTTCCATTGTTGAAAAAACACTAGTTGCAAAGCTTCTGATAACTCATTATATTTCTGAAGGTTGAATAGTGGTCTATAAGATGCATCTGTGACTGCCTAATTAGCCTTGTTCTGGAACAATTGCTGCGGCTCCAGTACACTAGTGCTGATGCGGATACCTTTATGCCATTTCTATCATGTAATCTTGTATTGATGACTTGATTCGGTGTGAACTTAGCGATGCCTGATCTATCCTTGGGCATCAAAATCATCTTGCCTTGCATTACCTTTTCTAACTTCTTAGTCGCTTGGCATATAATCTCACTGTGTGTACTCTAATCTGACAAGATGAACAACCTTTCTTCAGGTAAAAACCATAAGTGGAGAGGATGTATAGAATGATCACCTCATGCAGAACAATGGAGAAGTGGTCTCTGGATCAAGTTCTGTCCTTCCTTGCCAAGCGATGCATGTGCCTGCTTCTCTGGAGGTTGGGCGTCACCAGGTGATGTGTCTCGACTCTCGATGCTGTAAAGGAGGAGCAGCAAAACAGCAGCAATACTTCAGGAATATCAATACTCTATCGTTAAGGAAATAGCAACCACACCACATATTCCTCACTACAGCTATTTTTCATGACTGCTATTAATGAAATCCATTTGGAGTGTAAATTTGTTTGAGATTTGTATATATCTTTATTGAAATGCAGGTGATTGATACGAACTCTATCCTGGAACAGTTCTGTTCATATGACGTCGCTGAATTCAGTCAGTTatcatctttctttttttagagagagaggagaatTCAGTTATCTTTTTTTAGGCTAGTTAGGCCCGTCCCAACCTTGCACCTCAACTGGTTTTCATAGCATTAAGTACGGTGCCATTAATGCACGGTGCCATGTAGGCAAAAAGATGAGGTGGCAAAGAGTGAATGAGGAGAGATGTAAAAATATGGAGAAACCGGATCTCAGGCAAGATATGGTGTTGACACGATCTCTAATGAAGAATAAgagagggaagagaggagagaaaatTTATTACGGACCCATGTCAAGAAATCATGGGTTCAAGGTGTAGTTTCTAGAGTTGATGTCTTGATGATTTGGCAACATTGACACTGCTTCTTCCGTTTATAaaccatttttatttataaggcgtacacgcatatcaagattcaaattttgcaatatttgaccaataattggactattaaatttttatttttataatgtaaactttatatggttagattcgtaatcaaatacactctacaatgattataagtttatatccataaacaatataatatgattctataaataatataatacaaGAATCATAAACaataaaatataagaaaaatgaatggtcaaaatgtTATTTGGAATATCGTACCATGTCATATCATGCCTTATAAACatatagatggagggagtacttatgAACATTATGAGTTGGGATAAGCCAGTCTCAATGGGGAATTTCATAGCATTAAATTCAATGCCACGTTAACAAAATTGCTGACTTGGTAGGGTAATTAATAGAGAGAGTTTTATCATATGAGACAGGAGTTTATCCCTATGATACTTATCCGGCACAGTTATCTAGTTCTTAGTGTAGGTAACTATGCAATGAAAATGTGCACAGGGCCTTATCATCTATATGTGCTGTGCATGTGAGTTCAACTGTCCCGAGGAGGTCCATCATATTCCGTCACAGTTTTTGGGCCTGTGAGATTTTAATGGTCACGACTCACACAGACTAGCAGGCCTGTGAAGTAGCTGGTCTGGATTTTATCATGTTTTCCTGTTCTTTTGCCTCTGTGCAGTTGCCTGATAAACTCATTCGTTGTAAACTAGCTAACACCATCCTGTATCGTGAATAATTCTGCTGGCGGTGTCATTGATTGCTGAGGGGTCGGGGACGTCTATCTTGGGAGTGTGTCAATGGCGCATCTCCTCTTCCGTGAGTGGTTCCGATCGAGCTAGTATAGAAGAAGGCCTTGAAGACCGCGGCACGTCGGTGATGGTGAGGGCGCCGGTGAGAGGGTTGAggacgcggacggcggcgctggtggcccTGTCGCAGAGGACGAGGAGACCATCGAAGACGCCGAAGCGGTGGTGGGTGAGGAGCTCCGGGCGGTCGACCTCGGCGCGTGCACCGGTGCAGATGTtgatgaggcggcggcgcgacggggaTGCGCAGTGGGAGGCCGCGATCCAGTGTCGATCGGGGGCGGACAAGCTGGGGTCGTCGGTGCACGGGTTGCGCCAGGGCGGATCGGAAACGGAGGTCAAGCCCGCCGCCGGACAAGCTGGGGTCGCCGGTGCACGGGTTGCGCCAGGGTTTGCACGCGGATCGGAAACGGAGGTACTCGGAGACATCGACGGTGAGAAGCCGGGTTACGAGACGAATCCAAGCTAAAGATCGTGAATTCCAATCCGAATCCCAAGAGGGATAAGAGTCCTTGAACGATTCCAACTCATTATTTCTGGTCCGCACCGCCGTTATATATATCCAACGATGCCATTGCATTGCATATCAAACATCCCTTGCTCAAATCCACATATTGTAAGAAGAAGCTCGACGATGgcatcgccgtcgcctccaGCGTGGGCCGATCTCCTGCCGGAAGTCCTCGGCGAGATCGTCGCCTGCCTCTGCGACGCCGACGTCGCCCGCTTACGGGCCGTTTGCCGCGCATGGCACTCCGCCGTCGCGTGCAAGCTGCAGGACCAAGAGCAGGAGGCGATGCCGTGGATCGTGATCCCCAATGGCTCCTTCTGCACCATCGGCGACACCGGCGTCTTCTTCAACCGGAATTCCCGCCTGCCTCGCAACGTGACCTGCCTCGGCGCCACCGACAGCTGGCTCGCTCTCGACTGCACCGACGATGTGTTCCGGCGCACCAACAGCTTCGACGCGTATATCCGCGACGGCAAATTCCCCGAGCCCAGGAGCGACGTCAAGCACGAGCACAATTACCTGCTGCACAACCCCTTCTACGAAAAGACCGTGTCGCTCCCCGAGCTCGACTCCATCGCCGGCCATGTCAACGAGACGTTCGAGATCCGCAAGGTGCTCATGCGCTCCGCTAGTCCTAATGACCTCGTCGCCGTCACCACCAACAACGACAACTGCACCATCATCCTGTGCCGCCCCGGCAAGGGGAGCTGGGTGCTTCCCTACCTAGGCGTCTTCGATGTTGCTTTCTTCAAAGATAAACTCTACGGGATCACACGACATGAGGACCTAGTCGCCTTCGACcttgccgacgacgacgacgggagTCCAATTGTTCCCAATTTTAAGCGAGTCATCAGGCATCCGTTAGCTGATGGTGAAGAAGACCCGTGGAGCTGGATGGATGACGACTACGATACCGATGATGGAGAAGAGTCCGGTGATGAGGCAGCTGATAGCTTCAATCCTGATGATGGCCAGCTGGTTCCAAGCGATGACGAGGATGGGGTGGACGAGGAGGTGCCATATGAACCCAAGGACTACATCACGACCAGTAGGTTGCTTGTCGAGTCATGCGGCGGCCAAGAGTTGCTCATGGTGAGGCGGCAGGTGCAATCACCTCCATTTCACCCCCCTTACACTCGCAAGGTCGAGCTCTTCAAGGCGGACATCGATGCCGGCAGATGGGTTTCAGTCACGGGTCGTGATGCGCTACCTGAAGGCGAGGTACTCTTTCTCAGCCGATCATTCAGCAAGTCCACCCGTGTGTATGGAGACATGAAGGAGGGTTGCATATATTTTGTGGATGTGGACCAAGTATTCGACACCAGATCCTCATCTTGCAGGCCGTTTAGCCATCCACGGCATAGCAAACAGACTCATGATAAGTGGTTGACATGGCTTTTCCCTCCAAAACTCGTGGTTTGACGCACAAGCAGCACTAGAACTAGTTAGAAGGCAACAACAAAGCATCAATAATAGTTTGTTCAATGCATCCGTATAGGGGGAGATTGACCCTTCCCTCTGTGTTTACAAATCTGTTTCTTGTTGATGGTGCTTTCTTTAACCTTCAAATGTCTTAAACGGACACAGAAACTCTTGAGAATATGTTCATGGTCATCATTTTAGCCAACAATAAACAATGAATTAATCCTTACAAAAGAGAGCACTGAAAGTTGATGGGTGGGTGCATGCCGAACTATTAAAGTCGTTTAGACGCTACATGCCTACATCTTATATGAGCTACTAAATCATGTCACCTCATTGTGATGATGACAGTAGCGAAGAAAAGGTTTTATCTTCGTACGATTTCTTGGAATAGCCACGAACTATGCTCTTGACCTGTGCGAGGTGGTCAGAAGAAATACTTTGAATTCCGCGGTGTACTTGCTTCCAGACCTTGCACAACAGTTTTATAGTTAAGTCTGCGTCCGCAAGTTTATTAGGGTACATTTGATTGAGTTTTTCAACCTGGTTTTACTTTTGCAAAAGTCGAAAGCTAACCTAAAAGCCACatgtgcttttgcccaaaagttACTTTTGCTCCAGTACAAAACAAAACGCACCTTCCCCTGTTTTCAAGTGATTTtagggtaaaaaattacccatctACCATAAATTACGGACATACCGGTTCGTTTCATCCCGTTCTATTTTTTCTCCCGCACACACTCGCGCAatccctccacctccatccaccGCCCCCGGACGCCCGGCGCTCGCCATGGCCGCGCACCGGGagcttctcctccttctcctcctcgccgtcagGCCCCGCGTTCCCGCtgctcgccatggccgccgacTGTGAGCTTGAGCACCTCCTCACGTCGGTGTCAGCGCTTGCGGGGCCCATACCCCCACTATCGCCCGTCGCGGTGGGGGCGCCCATCGTGGAGTTTGAGTTCGTGTGGAAGCGGATCCAGCCGAAGATCCAGGAGCTCCGAAGGCAGTACTCGTTGCGGGCACCCGACAGACCTCTCTGGGATTACAACACCGCAACTCTCTGGGATTACGGTACCACAGGAAGCTATTCTCAGTGTCCCTCAAGGTAATTGCAGATGCTGCTGATGAATCATCTCCATTTGACCCCAAGTACACTTGCAAGGTCGAGATCTTCAAGGCGGACATCGATGCTGGCAGATGGGTTTCAGTCACGGATCGTGATACACTACCTGAAGGCGAGGCACTCTTTCTGAGCCGATCATTCAACAAGTCCACTCGTGTGTACGGAGACATGGAGGGTTGCGTCGGGACTAAAGCCCTTTTATTcacgggccaactttaaatcaTGACAAAAGTGTAATATCCCTCAAAATTAAGTGATATTAATTGTGCTAATTTTTGCAAAAATGAAAACTTTTTGTTTGATTATGTGAAGCATATAAATACTTGGTAAAATTTAAGGTCAACCCTCAATTCTTTCCTCTAAATTGAAAAAGGTAGTAATTAAATTATGCATTTAAATTTAAAACATGCTTGCACAAgtgatttggattttatttgaTTTAATTTAGATCTCAAAGGTAAGTTTGTATTTTTGGATTAGATCAAAAAATACAAACTAAAGCTAGTATATAAATAGCATAATAAAAATCTAACATGACTAACTCTAACTTACACCCGAGGTTTTCACAACTCAGCCAGCTCGGTGTAAACTGCtaatcctctctctctccttttcacgtAAAAGCTCAGCAGATGTTGGAAGCCAATCATGTTAGCTTTGCTTTGGACCTGTTTAGCATCCGTCTTCTTGTGCTCCTTGTTTTCTCCTCGCACGCACACAAACTAGTGGCCGGCCGTGTCTGGAGCCAGCCCAGCTCGTTTCCTCCCTATCTTTTCTCTTGCCGGCCTGCTAGCTCACCTCNNNNNNNNNNNNNNNNNNNNNNNNNNNNNNNNNNNNNNNNNNNNNNNNNNNNNNNNNNNNNNNNNNNNNNNNNNNNNNNNNNNNNNNNNNNNNNNNNNNNNNNNNNNNNNNNNNNNNNNNNNNNNNNNNNNNNNNNNNNNNNNNNNNNNNNNNNNNNNNNNNNNNNNNNNNNNNNNNNNNNNNNNNNNNNNNNNNNNNNNNNNNNNNNNNNNNNNNNNNNNNNNNNNNNNNNNNNNNNNNNNNNNNNNNNNNNNNNNNNNNNNNNNNNNNNNNNNNNNNNNNNNNNNNNNNNNNNNNNNNNNNNNNNNNNNNNNNNNNNNNNNNNNNNNNNNNNNNNNNNNNNNNNNNNNNNNNNNNNNNNNNNNNNNNNNNNNNNNNNNNNNNNNNNNNNNNNNNNNNNNNNNNNNNNNNNNNNNNNNNNNNNNNNNNNNNNNNNNNNNNNNNNNNNNNNNNNNNNNNNNNNNNNNNNNNNNNNNNNNNNNNNNNNNNNNNNNNNNNNNNNNNNNNNNNNNNNNNNNNNNNNNNNNNNNNNNNNNNNNNNNNNNNNNNNNNNNNNNNNNNNNNNNNNNNNNNNNNNNNNNNNNNNNNNNNNNNNNNNNNNNNNNNNNNNNNNNNNNNNNNNNNNNNNNNNNNNNNNNNNNNNNNNNNNNNNNNNNNNNNNNNNNNNNNNNNNNNNNNNNNNNNNNNNNNNNNNNNNNNNNNNNNNNNNNNNNNNNNNNNNNNNNNNNNNNNNNNNNNNNNNNNNNNNNNNNNNNNNNNNNNNNNNNNNNNNNNNNNNNNNNNNNNNNNNNNNNNNNNNNNNNNNNNNNNNNNNNNNNNNNNNNNNNNNNNNNNNNNNNNNNNNNNNNNNNNNNNNNNNNNNNNNNNNNNNNNNNNNNNNNNNNNNNNNNNNNNNNNNNNNNNNNNNNNNNNNNNNNNNNNNNNNNNNNNNNNNNNNNNNNNNNNNNNNNNNNNNNNNNNNNNNNNNNNNNNNNNNNNNNNNNNNNNNNNNNNNNNNNNNNNNNNNNNNNNNNNNNNNNNNNNNNNNNNNNNNNNNNNNNNNNNNNNNNNNNNNNNNNNNNNNNNNNNNNNNNNNNNNNNNNNNNNNNNNNNNNNNNNNNNNNNNNNNNNNNNNNNNNNNNNNNNNNNNNNNNNNNNNNNNNNNNNNNNNNNNNNNNNNNNNNNNNNNNNNNNNNNNNNNNNNNNNNNNNNNNNNNNNNNNNNNNNNNNNNNNNNNNNNNNNNNNNNNNNNNNNNNNNNNNNNNNNNNNNNNNNNNNNNNNNNNNNNNNNNNNNNNNNNNNNNNNNNNNNNNNNNNNNNNNNNNNNNNNNNNNNNNNNNNNNNNNNNNNNNNNNNNNNNNNNNNNNNNNNNNNNNNNNNNNNNNNNNNNNNNNNNNNNNNNNNNNNNNNNNNNNNNNNNNNNNNNNNNNNNNNNNNNNNNNNNNNNNNNNNNNNNNNNNNNNNNNNNNNNNNNNNNNNNNNNNNNNNNNNNNNNNNNNNNNNNNNNNNNNNNNNNNNNNNNNNNNNNNNNNNNNNNNNNNNNNNNNNNNNNNNNNNNNNNNNNNNNNNNNNNNNNNNNNNNNNNNNNNNNNNNNNNNNNNNNNNNNNNNNNNNNNNNNNNNNNNNNNNNNNNNNNNNNNNNNNNNNNNNNNNNNNNNNNNNNNNNNNNNNNNNNNNNNNNNNNNNNNNNNNNNNNNNNNNNNNNNNNNNNNNNNNNNNNNNNNNNNNNNNNNNNNNNNNNNNNNNNNNNNNNNNNNNNNNNNNNNNNNNNNNNNNNNNNNNNNNNNNNNNNNNNNNNNNNNNNNNNNNNNNNNNNNNNNNNNNNNNNNNNNNNNNNNNNNNNNNNNNNNNNNNNNNNNNNNNNNNNNNNNNNNNNNNNNNNNNNNNNNNNNNNNNNNNNNNNNNNNNNNNNNNNNNNNNNNNNNNNNNNNNNNNNNNNNNNNNNNNNNNNNNNNNNNNNNNNNNNNNNNNNNNNNNNNNNNNNNNNNNNNNNNNNNNNNNNNNNNNNNNNNNNNNNNNNNNNNNNNNNNNNNNNNNNNNNNNNNNNNNNNNNNNNNNNNNNNNNNNNNNNNNNNNNNNNNNNNNNNNNNNNNNNNNNNNNNNNNNNNNNNNNNNNNNNNNNNNNNNNNNNNNNNNNNNNNNNNNNNNNNNNNNNNNNNNNNNNNNNNNNNNNNNNNNNNNNNNNNNNNNNNNNNNNNNNNNNNNNNNNNNNNNNNNNNNNNNNNNNNNNNNNNNNNNNNNNNNNNNNNNNNNNNNNNNNNNNNNNNNNNNNNNNNNNNNNNNNNNNNNNNNNNNNNNNNNNNNNNNNNNNNNNNNNNNNNNNNNNNNNNNNNNNNNNNNNNNNNNNNNNNNNNNNNNNNNNNNNNNNNNNNNNNNNNNNNNNNNNNNNNNNNNNNNNNNNNNNNNNNNNNNNNNNNNNNNNNNNNNNNNNNNNNNNNNNNNNNNNNNNNNNNNNNNNNNNNNNNNNNNNNNNNNNNNNNNNNNNNNNNNNNNNNNNNNNNNNNNNNNNNNNNNNNNNNNNNNNNNNNNNNNNNNNNNNNNNNNNNNNNNNNNNNNNNNNNNNNNNNNNNNNNNNNNNNNNNNNNNNNNNNNNNNNNNNNNNNNNNNNNNNNNNNNNNNNNNNNNNNNNNNNNNNNNNNNNNNNNNNNNNNNNNNNNNNNNNNNNNNNNNNNNNNNNNNNNNNNNNNNNNNNNNNNNNNNNNNNNNNNNNNNNNNNNNNNNNNNNNNNNNNNNNNNNNNNNNNNNNNNNNNNNNNNNNNNNNNNNNNNNNNNNNNNNNNNNNNNNNNNNNNNNNNNNNNNNNNNNNNNNNNNNNNNNNNNNNNNNNNNNNNNNNNNNNNNNNNNNNNNNNNNNNNNNNNNNNNNNNNNNNNNNNNNNNNNNNNNNNNNNNNNNNNNNNNNNNNNNNNNNNNNNNNNNNNNNNNNNNNNNNNNNNNNNNNNNNNNNNNNNNNNNNNNNNNNNNNNNNNNNNNNNNNNNNNNNNNNNNNNNNNNNNNNNNNNNNNNNNNNNNNNNNNNNNNNNNNNNNNNNNNNNNNNNNNNNNNNNNNNNNNNNNNNNNNNNNNNNNNNNNNNNNNNNNNNNNNNNNNNNNNNNNNNNNNNNNNNNNNNNNNNNNNNNNNNNNNNNNNNNNNNNNNNNNNNNNNNNNNNNNNNNNNNNNNNNNNNNNNNNNNNNNNNNNNNNNNNNNNNNNNNNNNNNNNNNNNNNNNNNNNNNNNNNNNNNNNNNNNNNNNNNNNNNNNNNNNNNNNNNNNNNNNNNNNNNNNNNNNNNNNNNNNNNNNNNNNNNNNNNNNNNNNNNNNNNNNNNNNNNNNNNNNNNNNNNNNNNNNNNNNNNNNNNNNNNNNNNNNNNNNNNNNNNNNNNNNNNNNNNNNNNNNNNNNNNNNNNNNNNNNNNNNNNNNNNNNNNNNNNNNNNNNNNNNNNNNNNNNNNNNNNNNNNNNNNNNNNNNNNNNNNNNNNNNNNNNNNNNNNNNNNNNNNNNNNNNNNNNNNNNNNNNNNNNNNNNNNNNAGCCGGGGCGGATCTTTTTTTATCCTCAAGTCGTTCGGTCCCTTTTGTCGTTCGGTCGCTGAAACGACGTCACCAAACAGGCAGGGTACCCTACCGCcccttaccgccgtttcatcTGACAACATAAGCCCGCACGTGGGTGTCGGTACAAGGACTCTACCGTCGTTTCAGCCGCGGTATAATCCTATTTTTGCAAAGTTTTGATTCCATTGTATATTTCTACAAAttcgtaaaaaaaataaagaaataaaaaaattccatgtTCCACCCGCTTCTCGCCATGCCTCTTCAGCCAGGCCGGCCTTCCGGCCCAACCCGCCGCAGCAACCGGCCCGCAGGCCGCCACCCCTTACCTTCTCAGGCCGCTCCGGCCCAAGCCATCAGCAGGCTCCTCTTTCCAGCCAGGCCGGCCTTCCGGCCCAACCCACCGCAGCAACCGGCCCGCCACCAAGATGTCATTCTGGGCAGTAGTATAACTGCAATGTACAACAGAGTATAAGTTCAGGTGAATATTCCCTTGGAGCCTCCTGGAAATTCATAGATATCTGGTCAGTAAAGTAGTAATACCTAAGCTAGTTCCTCATGATA
The genomic region above belongs to Setaria italica strain Yugu1 chromosome VI, Setaria_italica_v2.0, whole genome shotgun sequence and contains:
- the LOC101782187 gene encoding F-box protein At5g39450, which produces MSSGDLDGAALILSLPEDVLALISARLCTRDLLALSAASRRLRHALYGGGADKAWLAQCRRLLPSPPHLLAWRAAAGGSSLAVCRFLHSAAPLLGALWAHQNPELGNLVAAVPGFLSVVAARAIPQELSPRLRWAPVFELLADAHGRPAILFLHGHQPADLFPARLSSLQPHANVLFLEAQTDQDPIAASSSHQFPRLAFGDRRRLLDSLVDACRVTLPPDLVAAPLFARSEEDLPVLAARREAMLRLHREAGGGMVRTPEVQGLLLEAKKKAAPSSPSDGGERIRLRRSLSAVAVAVRNGLRQMVTRSVSANSRTQYIDTKHLLLADFLHTGESVGLSIRGARMRLSTYRAWPSMHDNRFALYKLTVQPPVPGREYSGLWGGTFGWPPGRPEDECKPRKALFFLLLSYEEDSEGKPLLIATKVLEGTHYVVHPNGSSMFVARMGEPSTEAFPWQTDGESRNVDVERGFAGEGIATGYGFRYPGSKPGSLFVLQDGQLAFVWKETGAVLTLKRLNLEELLKKGERVPALQPVPNFAYLTKSYSNVFTGFPGSSASPR
- the LOC111257626 gene encoding uncharacterized protein LOC111257626, with translation MPLHCISNIPCSNPHIVRRSSTMASPSPPAWADLLPEVLGEIVACLCDADVARLRAVCRAWHSAVACKLQDQEQEAMPWIVIPNGSFCTIGDTGVFFNRNSRLPRNVTCLGATDSWLALDCTDDVFRRTNSFDAYIRDGKFPEPRSDVKHEHNYLLHNPFYEKTVSLPELDSIAGHVNETFEIRKVLMRSASPNDLVAVTTNNDNCTIILCRPGKGSWVLPYLGVFDVAFFKDKLYGITRHEDLVAFDLADDDDGSPIVPNFKRVIRHPLADGEEDPWSWMDDDYDTDDGEESGDEAADSFNPDDGQLVPSDDEDGVDEEVPYEPKDYITTSRLLVESCGGQELLMVRRQVQSPPFHPPYTRKVELFKADIDAGRWVSVTGRDALPEGEAV